A stretch of Triticum aestivum cultivar Chinese Spring chromosome 1D, IWGSC CS RefSeq v2.1, whole genome shotgun sequence DNA encodes these proteins:
- the LOC123182689 gene encoding putative leucine-rich repeat receptor-like protein kinase At2g19210, producing the protein MASRWLLLLLLGVAGGGGGVLQVHAQVDSLGFISIDCGLPGEAGYMDNITKLWYTPDAGYTDAGTNRNISPEYQAGKSWRNVRSFPAGARNCYTLRSLVFGLKYLIRAMFMHGNYDGLKRWPIFDVHIGVNYWQTVNITDGDMPVIAEIITVISGESVQVCLVNTGSGTPFISSLEVRPLKNKLYPQSDASQALVLVARANIGSDKSIRYPDDPHDRIWIELPTGYGWAPISTTKKVQNDVNDVFEAPSAVTQTGVTSINSSRPIFFTQDAQPNGNAKDLVPGYVFMMYMAELQLLPSNALRQFYVKLNGKLWNAKTLGLKYLKTTVMYNEKPDYASHQYIFSLEATTNSTLPPIVNALEIFSAVPTAGISTAAQEVSAMTTIRDKYQVKKNWMGDPCAPTNYAWKGLHCSYAVSTTPTITGLNLSSSGLSGNISSSFASLKGLQYLDLSHNNLTGSIPDALSQLSLLTLLDLTGNQLSGSIPSGLLRRTQDESLTLRYGNNTNLCSNGNSCQLAKKKRNSMVAVYVAVLVFLVLMVVLLSVLICMRSRKQGITTNSVRPQNEEINRNGHTSLRLENRRFTYSELEAITNGFQRVIGQGGFGKVYDGFLEDGTQVAVKLLSESSNQGLQEFLAEAQTLAKIHHKNLVSLFGYCKERENMALVYEYMSEGSLDKHLRGRDNNTRTLTWRQRLLIAMESAQGLEYLHKGCNPPLIHRDVKTSNILLNTRLEAKIADFGLLKAFNNDGDTHVSTARLVGTHGYLEPEYHATLQLTNKSDVFSFGVVLLEIVTGQPPILNGPEPTSIIQWTR; encoded by the exons ATGGCGTCCCGGtggctgttgctgcttcttctcgGAGTCGCGGGCGGTGGTGGAGGCGTTCTTCAAGTCCATGCCCAGGTCGATAGCTTAG GTTTCATAAGCATAGATTGCGGTCTCCCGGGGGAGGCGGGCTACATGGACAACATCACCAAGCTCTGGTACACCCCGGACGCCGGCTACACCGATGCCGGCACCAACCGCAACATCTCCCCCGAGTACCAGGCAGGTAAGAGCTGGCGTAATGTCCGCAGCTTCCCTGCTGGCGCGCGGAACTGCTACACGCTTCGGTCCCTCGTATTCGGGCTCAAGTATCTCATTCGGGCCATGTTCATGCACGGCAACTACGACGGCCTCAAGAGGTGGCCCATTTTTGACGTTCACATCGGCGTGAACTACTGGCAGACTGTGAACATAACAGACGGCGACATGCCTGTGATCGCCGAGATCATCACCGTCATCTCCGGCGAATCCGTCCAGGTGTGCCTCGTGAACACCGGCTCCGGGACTCCGTTCATCTCCAGCCTCGAGGTGAGGCCTCTGAAGAACAAGCTCTACCCGCAATCGGACGCGTCCCAAGCACTGGTTCTCGTCGCGAGGGCCAACATTGGCTCCGATAAATCCATCAG GTACCCCGACGATCCACATGACCGTATATGGATCGAGTTGCCCACGGGGTATGGATGGGCGCCGATCTCAACGACCAAGAAGGTGCAGAACGACGTCAATGACGTTTTCGAGGCACCGTCCGCCGTGACACAAACCGGAGTAACGTCCATCAACTCCTCCAGACCCATCTTTTTCACCCAGGATGCACAACCCAATGGCAACGCCAAAGATCTAGTGCCCGG GTACGTTTTCATGATGTACATGGCAGAGCTGCAACTTCTTCCGAGCAACGCCCTCCGCCAGTTCTACGTCAAGCTCAACGGCAAGCTCTGGAACGCCAAAACTCTCGGCCTGAAGTACCTCAAGACGACTGTCATGTACAATGAAAAACCTGATTACGCCTCCCACCAATACATCTTCTCATTGGAGGCCACCACCAACTCCACGCTCCCGCCCATCGTTAACGCCCTCGAGATCTTCTCCGCCGTTCCCACCGCTGGTATATCCACTGCAGCTCAGGAAG TTTCTGCCATGACGACCATCAGGGACAAGTACCAGGTGAAAAAGAACTGGATGGGCGATCCTTGCGCGCCCACGAATTACGCGTGGAAGGGATTGCATTGTAGCTATGCTGTTTCTACCACACCAACTATCACAGGCTT GAATTTATCTTCCAGTGGTCTGAGTGGCAACATTTCATCTTCTTTTGCAAGCCTCAAAGGTTTACAGTACTT GGATTTGTCACACAACAATCTGACGGGCTCCATTCCCGACGCCCTTTCACAATTGTCATTGCTCACACTTCT AGATTTAACAGGAAATCAGCTCAGTGGATCAATTCCTTCTGGACTTCTCAGAAGAACCCAAGATGAGTCCCTAACACTTAG ATATGGTAATAATACAAATCTCTGCAGTAACGGCAACTCCTGTCAGCTTGCAAAAAAGAAGAGAAACTCTATGGTTGCTGTCTATGTTGCAGTTCTTGTATTTTTGGTACTGATGGTTGTGCTTTTGTCTGTACTAATTTGCATGCGAAGTAGAAAGCAAG GAATAACAACAAATAGTGTAAGGCCGCAAAATGAGGAAATTAACAGGAATGGACACACCTCACTACGACTCGAGAATCGCCGATTCACGTACAGTGAATTAGAGGCTATCACGAATGGCTTCCAACGAGTGATTGGCCAAGGAGGGTTTGGGAAAGTCTATGATGGTTTCTTGGAGGATGGCACCCAGGTGGCTGTCAAACTGTTGTCTGAATCTTCCAACCAAGGTTTACAAGAATTCTTGGCAGAG GCTCAGACCTTGGCTAAGATTCACCACAAGAATCTAGTGTCCTTGTTTGGCTATTGCAAGGAGAGGGAGAACATGGCTCTTGTCTATGAGTACATGTCTGAAGGATCCCTAGACAAGCATCTTAGAG GGAGAGACAACAACACAAGAACTTTAACCTGGAGACAGAGACTTCTTATCGCCATGGAATCCGCCCAAG GGCTTGAGTATTTGCACAAGGGGTGCAATCCGCCCCTCATTCACAGGGACGTGAAGACGTCCAACATTCTGCTGAATACAAGGTTGGAGGCCAAGATCGCCGATTTTGGCTTGCTTAAGGCTTTCAATAACGATGGTGATACACATGTGTCCACAGCCAGGTTGGTTGGGACACATGGTTACCTTGAGCCTGA GTACCACGCTACGCTTCAGCTGACCAACAAGAGTGACGTGTTCAGCTTCGGCGTAGTGCTACTTGAGATAGTCACAGGGCAACCACCTATCCTGAATGGTCCAGAGCCGACGAGCATCATCCAGTGGACGCGTTAG